The Megalobrama amblycephala isolate DHTTF-2021 linkage group LG7, ASM1881202v1, whole genome shotgun sequence genome window below encodes:
- the LOC125272740 gene encoding UDP-glucuronosyltransferase 2C1-like, whose amino-acid sequence MTGTMNRQVFQVLGPIMLTLLLTTVPVVQSGKVLVFPVDGSHWVNMNILIEALHAKGHNVTVIRMADSWYIKEFSPHYTSINLKSDGGFNEEFFKMFASSLLGILRKGSIWARLKLEIEMWQSFLWILETENKMIIDMFEDQQIMQSIKDAKYDLILTDPVRFGGVILGHYLKLPIVYNVRWTVYSEAHFAIAPLSYVPSPMLELSDRMSFLERAKNVVMYIISEVQLAIMINPNFNVLCERFIGPGTSYFTLVQSADLWLHRVDFVFEFPRPTMPNIVYMGGFQCKPSKPLPQDLEDFVQSSGEHGVIIMSLGTLIGQLPDDVAEAIAEAFAELPQKIIWRYKGKRPSALGNNTLMMDWMPQNDLLGHPKTRVFVAHGGTNGIQEAIYHGVPTIGFGLIFDQPNNLAKMRVKGVAKNVDFATVDKESFLKTVKEVLYEPSYRENMQRLSRLHKDVPVKPLDNAIFWIEFVMRHKGAAHLRTESYKMPWYSYHSVDVMLFLLSAVSLIIMTIYMVIKYFCCRMRKTKNKLQ is encoded by the exons ATGACAG GTACTATGAATAGACAGGTTTTTCAGGTGCTTGGGCCAATCATGCTAACCCTCCTGCTGACGACTGTCCCAGTTGTTCAAAGCGGGAAGGTTCTTGTCTTTCCTGTGGATGGCAGTCATTGGGtcaacatgaacatcttgattGAAGCACTTCATGCCAAAGGTCACAATGTTACAGTCATTCGGATGGCAGACAGCTGGTACATCAAAGAATTCTCTCCTCACTACACATCCATCAATCTCAAGTCTGATGGAGGATTTAATGAAGAATTCTTCAAGATGTTTGCATCCAGTCTACTGGGAATACTGAGAAAGGGTTCAATCTGGGCTCGCCTGAAGCTGGAGATAGAAATGTGGCAAAGTTTTTTATGGATACTTGAAACAGAAAACAAGATGATCATAGACATGTTTGAAGACCAGCAGATAATGCAGTCAATAAAAGATGCCAAATATGATTTGATTCTTACAGATCCAGTCAGGTTTGGAGGGGTCATATTGGGTCATTATCTCAAACTGCCCATTGTCTACAATGTCCGTTGGACAGTTTACAGTGAGGCTCATTTTGCAATAGCTCCACTTTCTTATGTTCCTTCACCAATGCTGGAGTTATCAGACCGCATGAGTTTCTTGGAAAGAGcgaaaaatgttgtgatgtacATCATTTCAGAAGTACAGCTAGCTATCATGATTAATCCAAATTTTAATGTACTTTGTGAACGCTTCATTGGCCCAGGAACATCCTACTTTACCTTAGTTCAGAGTGCTGATCTGTGGCTCCATAgagttgattttgtttttgaattccCGCGTCCCACTATGCCAAACATCGTCTACATGGGAGGTTTTCAGTGCAAGCCATCAAAGCCTCTTCCACAAGATCTGGAGGACTTTGTGCAGAGCTCTGGAGAGCATGGTGTCATCATCATGTCTTTGGGCACTCTCATTGGTCAGCTTCCTGATGATGTGGCAGAGgcaattgctgaagcttttgcAGAACTTCCACAGAAGATCATCTGGAGGTACAAAGGAAAGAGACCATCTGCACTTGGGAACAACACCTTAATGATGGACTGGATGCCTCAGAATGATCTTCTGGGTCATCCTAAAACCAGAGTCTTTGTGGCACATGGAGGAACCAATGGAATTCAAGAAGCCATCTACCACGGGGTACCAACCATTGGATTTGGGCTGATTTTTGACCAGCCTAATAATCTTGCAAAGATGAGAGTAAAGGGTGTAGCCAAGAATGTAGACTTTGCCACAGTGGATAAGGAGTCCTTCCTTAAAACTGTCAAAGAGGTCCTTTATGAGCCCTCTTATCGGGAGAACATGCAGAGGCTCTCAAGGCTTCACAAGGACGTCCCAGTGAAGCCTCTGGACAATGCCATCTTCTGGATTGAGTTTGTAATGAGGCACAAAGGTGCCGCTCACTTGCGCACAGAGTCGTACAAAATGCCCTGGTACTCTTATCACTCTGTTGATGTCATGCTGTTCCTGCTTTCTGCTGTGTCACTCATAATCATGACCATATATATGGTTATCAAGTATTTCTGCTGCAgaatgagaaaaacaaaaaacaagctACAATAA